A genomic segment from Flammeovirga pectinis encodes:
- a CDS encoding serine hydrolase has protein sequence MIKKTLLIAIIFQFVSSLVIAQKSYTKELKKLDKYYQQIINDWEIPSMTVGIVKDGRLIFSKGYGTKEIGKQDTPDENTLYAIASNSKAFTSAIIAMLVQEGKLNWNDKVVDYLPYFAINDPYLSQLVTIEDMLSHRVGLGTFSGDIMWYQSNYTSKELIKRIKYIPLAFELRDGFGYSNLMYITAGQLIKEVTGKSWGENVQEKILDPLGMDRTIYSLSKLEEMGNFATPHQLIKNKENVSMEWTNWEEIAATGGLISSVKDLSKWMIFNINNGIINSDTLLTSSSRNQLWKLHNNYTSDLTQTSVNTHFSGYALGWGVKDYYGNMRVSHTGGYDGMITAITLIPDQKLGVVVLTNGLKSPISAATNYTIDTFLKLKELNYSKIYLEKSNEHYDNDTRIEDIIAHHKKDTKPSKNLNEYEGVYFSELNGNITVRINDGKLIIDFEHQKNLNATLSHWHYDTFELLWDFESPWYTLGTVSFEMDNNRNITALKFDVPNNDFHFSEIKAKKIIN, from the coding sequence ATGATAAAAAAGACATTATTAATTGCCATTATTTTTCAATTTGTTTCATCTCTGGTCATAGCACAAAAGTCTTACACCAAAGAACTCAAGAAATTAGATAAATATTATCAGCAAATAATTAATGATTGGGAAATACCTAGCATGACTGTGGGCATTGTTAAAGATGGTAGATTAATATTCTCAAAAGGATATGGTACTAAAGAAATTGGTAAACAAGATACGCCAGATGAAAATACACTATATGCAATAGCATCAAATTCTAAGGCTTTTACCTCTGCAATTATTGCTATGTTAGTCCAAGAAGGAAAGTTAAATTGGAATGATAAAGTGGTGGATTACCTCCCTTATTTTGCAATAAACGATCCCTATTTATCTCAATTGGTAACAATAGAGGATATGCTATCACATAGAGTTGGACTTGGTACTTTTAGTGGAGATATTATGTGGTATCAATCCAATTACACATCAAAAGAACTTATAAAAAGAATAAAATATATTCCACTTGCTTTTGAACTTAGAGATGGTTTTGGATACTCAAACTTAATGTATATCACTGCTGGTCAATTAATAAAAGAAGTAACAGGGAAATCTTGGGGAGAAAATGTTCAAGAAAAAATATTAGATCCATTAGGTATGGACCGCACCATTTATTCGTTATCAAAATTAGAAGAAATGGGTAATTTTGCAACACCCCATCAATTGATTAAAAATAAAGAAAACGTTTCTATGGAATGGACAAACTGGGAAGAAATAGCTGCAACTGGTGGTTTAATATCTTCTGTTAAAGATTTATCTAAGTGGATGATTTTCAATATCAATAATGGGATTATTAATTCAGATACTCTACTGACATCTAGTTCACGTAATCAATTATGGAAACTACATAATAACTATACTTCAGATTTAACACAAACTTCTGTAAATACACATTTCTCTGGGTACGCTTTAGGGTGGGGTGTGAAAGATTATTATGGCAACATGAGAGTTAGTCATACAGGTGGCTATGATGGTATGATAACAGCAATAACTCTAATTCCTGATCAAAAATTAGGTGTAGTAGTATTAACAAATGGTTTAAAAAGTCCTATTAGTGCAGCTACAAATTATACGATAGACACCTTCTTGAAATTGAAAGAATTAAACTATTCTAAAATATACTTAGAAAAATCTAATGAACACTACGATAATGATACGAGAATTGAGGATATTATCGCCCATCATAAAAAAGATACAAAACCTTCTAAAAATTTAAATGAATATGAAGGTGTTTACTTTTCTGAATTAAATGGAAATATAACGGTGCGTATAAATGATGGTAAGCTAATAATTGATTTTGAACATCAGAAAAACTTAAATGCAACATTATCTCATTGGCATTATGATACTTTTGAGCTCTTATGGGATTTTGAAAGTCCATGGTATACATTAGGAACTGTAAGTTTTGAAATGGATAACAATAGGAATATTACAGCATTAAAATTTGATGTACCAAATAACGATTTTCATTTCT
- a CDS encoding 2Fe-2S iron-sulfur cluster-binding protein, with amino-acid sequence MKIIVDGNTIEIAPRDKTLVDVFRRQKLSIVAPCYKTMRKFGTCNSCLVEIDGEQKLACGIGPEEGMEVTLKRDDLLKKRKEKVVAFKTHMKKMEALYKKMGM; translated from the coding sequence ATGAAAATAATTGTTGATGGGAATACAATAGAAATTGCACCAAGAGACAAAACTCTAGTAGATGTTTTTAGGAGACAAAAATTAAGTATTGTAGCTCCTTGTTATAAAACTATGCGGAAGTTTGGTACTTGTAATTCTTGCTTGGTAGAAATTGATGGGGAACAAAAACTTGCTTGTGGCATTGGACCTGAGGAGGGTATGGAAGTCACTTTAAAAAGAGATGACCTTCTGAAAAAAAGAAAAGAAAAAGTTGTTGCCTTTAAGACCCATATGAAAAAAATGGAAGCGTTGTATAAGAAGATGGGGATGTGA
- a CDS encoding YtfJ family protein — MTLFLFESKAQSKSPADRLLQRGDTLSPIELRDLKNKPFITPGIGEKVLLIFYPDPDNPHQNDYFVEQSKQWKFPLDEFLAYGIVNLKDTPYPNPVIRFMLRMLRKRSKREANALVLTDPKGTLQKEWNTGDCNNAITILVVDKTGEVLFFKAGKLDEEETSFVIKEICDHLTTSHKMTPEEMKEFELDE, encoded by the coding sequence ATGACACTTTTTTTATTTGAAAGTAAAGCACAAAGTAAATCGCCTGCAGATCGACTTTTACAGAGAGGAGATACACTATCTCCAATAGAATTACGTGATTTAAAAAACAAACCATTTATTACTCCAGGTATAGGCGAGAAAGTATTACTAATTTTTTATCCTGATCCAGATAACCCACATCAGAACGATTATTTTGTAGAGCAGAGCAAGCAATGGAAATTTCCTTTGGATGAGTTTTTAGCCTATGGAATTGTGAACCTTAAAGATACGCCTTATCCAAACCCAGTTATACGGTTTATGTTGAGAATGCTTCGGAAAAGATCAAAAAGGGAAGCAAATGCATTAGTATTAACCGACCCTAAAGGAACTTTACAAAAGGAATGGAATACAGGAGATTGTAATAATGCAATCACAATTTTAGTAGTTGATAAAACTGGGGAAGTCTTATTTTTTAAAGCAGGAAAATTAGATGAAGAAGAAACCTCATTTGTAATCAAAGAAATTTGTGATCACCTAACTACATCACATAAGATGACTCCTGAGGAAATGAAAGAATTTGAATTAGATGAATAA
- a CDS encoding YtfJ family protein has protein sequence MRRVIAYINIVFIWLVFSNHVVGQKLADKHALQKGDVISAIEVRDLKNKPVMTPFIGEKVVMIFYADPDTPKANEYFVEKVKQWKFPTDTFLAYGVVNLKDTFYPNSFVRFLIRSIRKRSKREAGATILTDPEGTVQKEWNTGDSNNTIGILVVDTTGEVLFWKAGELTKEETEEVINILIDRLPQAKKLTEEDLRQFELD, from the coding sequence ATGAGGCGTGTTATCGCTTATATTAATATAGTATTCATTTGGTTAGTTTTTAGTAACCATGTAGTCGGACAAAAGCTAGCCGATAAACATGCTTTACAAAAAGGAGATGTAATTTCTGCAATAGAGGTTAGAGACTTAAAAAATAAGCCTGTTATGACTCCCTTTATAGGAGAAAAGGTTGTAATGATTTTTTATGCAGACCCAGATACACCAAAAGCCAATGAGTATTTTGTAGAAAAAGTGAAACAATGGAAGTTTCCTACTGATACATTTTTAGCATATGGGGTTGTCAATTTAAAAGATACGTTCTATCCAAATAGTTTTGTCCGTTTCTTAATTAGATCAATACGTAAAAGGTCTAAAAGAGAAGCAGGAGCAACAATTTTAACAGACCCTGAAGGTACTGTTCAAAAAGAATGGAATACTGGAGATTCTAACAATACAATAGGGATTTTAGTAGTTGATACTACTGGAGAAGTACTCTTTTGGAAAGCGGGAGAACTAACAAAAGAAGAAACAGAAGAAGTAATAAATATATTAATAGACCGATTACCACAAGCCAAAAAGTTGACAGAAGAAGATCTTCGTCAATTTGAATTAGACTAA
- a CDS encoding L-cysteine desulfidase family protein, with protein sequence MQVSIKEQEQIFKILEEEIVPAEGCTEPIAIAYAAAKAVQVLNDIPDKLEVIVSGNILKNAKSVVVPNSGGRVGIEVSAAMGGLCGDATKDLLVISDVTLDQLLAVQKFIERKRVTVNVAENNLTLYIYIKAFSKEQSAAVEIKHTHTNITKIIKNDEVLVDQPCNDNDFNSSLLDRGVLSVEKIYSLAKTIDINKIAPIFEKVVDYNTTIANEGLSQKYGVNIGAAIQKYIDKGVYGNDQRNRSASFAAAGSDARMGGSPMPVMTTSGSGNQGMTASLPIIRYCFDQKIDEDQMYRALFMSHLTTVHVKTNVGRLSAYCGAMTASAAVSGTLVFLEGGDVRAIENAITNTLGNVSGVICDGAKASCATKIASGIYSAFDGAMLAQMGNVLQSEDGIIGDSVEETIKNVGTLAQVGMKSTDKTILEIMSK encoded by the coding sequence ATGCAAGTATCAATCAAAGAGCAAGAACAAATTTTTAAGATTCTTGAAGAAGAAATTGTTCCCGCAGAAGGATGTACTGAACCAATAGCAATTGCTTATGCGGCTGCTAAAGCCGTTCAAGTTTTAAATGATATACCAGATAAATTAGAAGTAATTGTATCGGGTAATATTCTCAAAAATGCTAAAAGTGTTGTTGTTCCAAATAGTGGTGGTAGAGTAGGTATAGAAGTATCGGCCGCTATGGGTGGTCTATGCGGAGATGCTACAAAAGATCTTTTAGTAATAAGTGATGTAACTTTAGATCAGCTACTTGCTGTTCAGAAATTTATTGAAAGGAAGAGAGTTACTGTGAATGTAGCAGAAAATAATTTGACCTTATACATTTATATTAAGGCTTTTTCAAAGGAACAATCAGCTGCTGTAGAGATAAAACATACGCATACTAATATCACTAAAATTATTAAAAATGATGAAGTTCTGGTAGATCAACCTTGTAATGATAACGACTTTAACTCATCCTTATTGGATAGAGGTGTTTTATCCGTAGAGAAAATTTATTCTTTAGCAAAAACCATTGATATCAATAAAATTGCTCCAATCTTCGAAAAAGTAGTTGATTATAATACAACAATAGCAAACGAGGGTTTAAGCCAGAAATACGGTGTAAATATTGGTGCTGCTATCCAGAAATATATAGATAAGGGAGTATATGGTAATGACCAAAGAAACCGTTCAGCAAGTTTTGCCGCAGCTGGTTCAGATGCTAGAATGGGAGGTAGTCCAATGCCTGTAATGACAACATCAGGCAGTGGAAATCAAGGCATGACTGCAAGCCTTCCAATTATACGCTATTGTTTTGATCAAAAAATTGATGAGGATCAAATGTACAGAGCATTATTTATGTCTCATTTAACAACCGTTCATGTTAAAACTAATGTAGGTCGTTTATCTGCATATTGTGGTGCAATGACTGCTTCTGCAGCAGTTAGTGGTACGTTAGTTTTCTTAGAAGGTGGAGATGTGAGAGCGATAGAGAATGCTATAACAAACACTTTAGGAAATGTTTCAGGTGTAATTTGTGACGGAGCAAAAGCATCTTGTGCAACAAAAATTGCTTCTGGAATATATTCTGCTTTTGATGGTGCAATGCTTGCTCAGATGGGAAACGTATTGCAATCTGAAGATGGAATTATAGGTGATAGTGTCGAAGAAACAATCAAGAATGTGGGAACTTTAGCACAAGTTGGAATGAAATCTACAGATAAAACAATCTTAGAAATTATGTCTAAATAA
- a CDS encoding PCMD domain-containing protein, which translates to MRKIIFLVASTLALCISCIKNDIPFPYIFGEILYFEIEGQEGLSLISTEEQIVEVTMPFGTDLSKLIIDSISVTNDAIFSPSKEELNDFTNEVEITVSTYQDYLWKVRVLNGNMHLVISSFEIEGQISSIIDTATNSIQVIMPINTDLQNLSISTLDYSPSVASISPKTEEVTNFTEDVVFLFNEEEEWVVKVYEEGDIIEIRSFEIENQISSTINISTNTIDVIMPNGTDVTALTITDFDFLPASATITPNPGYTHDFSENVTFQFNESINWTIHVSVDTTPSEGDQVAFSDFKTWFQKGTGNQSFYLPGNDMETQWRSGDKGAADLIFKTYPQTVSPYPDKENPEYAVLETKTAVGVIASGSLFVGDIEGSGLVDIAIDFGIPFTDSPLSFTTSYKYNPKTYDGDIIDECDIYVILQVREGDKRYRLATAWQRSNNDMIDFETLTLPFIYGNSNDLAAYMMPSMNNDEMPESGFYNDLSAQPTHIIIVFASSAHGASYRGGIGSKLNVKGLELNY; encoded by the coding sequence ATGAGAAAAATTATATTTTTAGTTGCAAGTACTTTAGCACTTTGCATATCGTGTATAAAAAATGATATCCCCTTCCCTTACATTTTTGGAGAAATACTTTATTTTGAAATTGAAGGACAAGAAGGATTGTCATTAATTTCTACAGAAGAACAAATTGTAGAAGTGACCATGCCTTTTGGAACAGATTTATCCAAATTAATAATTGATAGTATAAGTGTAACCAACGATGCTATTTTTTCTCCTTCAAAAGAAGAACTAAATGATTTTACCAATGAAGTAGAAATTACGGTTTCAACTTATCAGGATTATCTTTGGAAGGTTAGGGTATTGAATGGAAATATGCACCTTGTAATTTCTAGTTTTGAGATAGAAGGACAAATTTCTTCAATTATTGATACTGCAACTAATAGTATTCAGGTTATAATGCCTATAAATACAGATTTACAGAATTTATCTATTTCAACACTCGATTATTCACCCTCAGTTGCTTCAATTTCACCTAAAACAGAAGAGGTGACAAATTTTACAGAAGATGTTGTTTTTCTTTTTAATGAAGAAGAAGAATGGGTTGTAAAAGTATATGAAGAAGGAGATATAATTGAAATTCGTTCTTTTGAGATTGAAAATCAAATAAGTTCTACAATCAATATATCCACAAATACCATTGACGTTATTATGCCAAATGGTACAGATGTAACTGCTCTAACAATTACAGATTTTGATTTTTTGCCTGCGTCCGCAACCATTACCCCAAACCCAGGTTACACACATGATTTTTCTGAAAATGTTACTTTTCAATTTAATGAATCTATTAATTGGACTATTCATGTATCTGTAGATACAACACCGTCTGAAGGTGACCAAGTAGCATTTTCTGATTTTAAAACTTGGTTTCAAAAAGGTACTGGAAACCAATCATTTTATCTACCAGGAAATGATATGGAAACGCAATGGAGGTCTGGAGATAAAGGTGCTGCAGATTTAATTTTTAAGACCTATCCACAAACAGTTTCTCCCTATCCGGATAAGGAAAATCCTGAATATGCAGTATTAGAAACTAAAACAGCTGTAGGCGTAATTGCATCGGGTTCTTTATTTGTAGGAGATATTGAGGGAAGTGGACTAGTAGATATAGCAATTGATTTTGGTATTCCTTTTACAGATAGCCCTTTAAGTTTTACAACTTCCTATAAATACAACCCAAAAACATATGATGGGGATATTATTGATGAATGTGATATTTACGTTATTCTACAAGTGAGAGAAGGTGATAAAAGATACAGGTTAGCTACAGCCTGGCAGAGGTCTAATAATGATATGATAGATTTTGAAACATTGACTTTACCATTTATTTATGGAAATAGTAATGACTTAGCGGCTTATATGATGCCATCAATGAATAATGATGAAATGCCTGAATCAGGTTTTTATAACGACCTTTCTGCACAACCTACGCACATAATAATTGTATTTGCCTCTAGTGCTCACGGAGCAAGTTATAGGGGTGGAATTGGGAGTAAGCTAAATGTTAAAGGACTAGAATTAAATTACTAA
- a CDS encoding SDR family NAD(P)-dependent oxidoreductase, translating to MKYYNNKTVYITGGTSGIGLEMGKQLASFGAVVVVCGRKNLGVAVDVIEGNKKENKVFAYFIETTDIDAIETAFSNAEKVAGTPDIVIHSAGIGRCLPFIEMSKTDFEKVINVNVFGSRNVAEVAFKYLKKSKGQLMFIASLAGIITNYGYSAYSSSKFATVAFAGVLRSEWKPYGIDITVACPPEIDTPLVEAERVESPKVAKVLKQFAGNLKLPYACKYMLKGLSKRKFMVIPGFKAKFVAVTQGILPSINYLISDFIISKMK from the coding sequence ATGAAGTACTACAATAATAAAACAGTGTATATAACTGGAGGAACAAGTGGAATAGGATTAGAAATGGGTAAACAACTTGCCAGTTTTGGAGCAGTTGTAGTAGTATGTGGTAGGAAAAATTTAGGAGTAGCTGTTGATGTAATTGAAGGGAATAAAAAGGAAAATAAAGTATTTGCCTATTTTATAGAAACCACCGATATTGATGCTATAGAAACAGCTTTTAGTAATGCAGAAAAAGTAGCAGGCACTCCAGATATTGTTATTCATTCTGCAGGTATTGGGCGTTGTTTACCATTTATTGAGATGTCGAAAACTGACTTTGAAAAAGTCATTAATGTAAATGTTTTTGGTAGTAGAAACGTTGCTGAAGTTGCCTTCAAATACTTAAAAAAATCTAAAGGGCAATTGATGTTTATTGCATCTTTGGCTGGAATTATCACGAATTATGGATACTCAGCTTATAGCAGTTCTAAATTTGCAACGGTAGCTTTTGCAGGAGTTTTAAGGAGTGAATGGAAACCATATGGAATTGATATTACAGTTGCTTGTCCTCCAGAAATAGATACACCTTTGGTAGAGGCTGAACGAGTTGAATCGCCGAAGGTAGCAAAAGTTTTAAAACAGTTTGCAGGGAATTTAAAGTTACCGTATGCCTGTAAGTATATGCTTAAAGGTTTATCAAAAAGAAAATTTATGGTTATTCCTGGTTTTAAAGCAAAATTTGTTGCTGTAACTCAAGGTATACTACCAAGTATCAATTACTTAATTAGTGATTTTATTATATCAAAGATGAAGTAG
- a CDS encoding DUF3500 domain-containing protein: MKYSSIFFLIFIGAVFFSCESSDNCTETTWYEDADNDGLGNPSALQDACEQPEGYVDNGNDTDDNGGGTSSDCDTPSEVAQSTNTEIETMRQAMLSFRNSLSSSLLSEASTCLDDDRFYTWHNTPNSNGTQRDGIIYGDLSDEQLDLFKSVLQLFLSDAGYQKVDEITMLAEGLLNTQNSSAWNPDYYSIDMFGDPDNSGSWGFQLDGHHLAINFLVHGDVVSIVPAFLGGEPAVSSFNGTDFDIFKEERDLALTLYNGLTSSESTSAVSNNSHSMEVGPAGTPGDVDPYRGDYDYSGFSGTGLKYSDMSTDTQAKLILVMQEYVYTMETTFADAWWTDIMANIDDTYFVWIDEVDSPSAITPFYYRIYNPYLWVEYNSENALGGGDADYNHVHTITRIPNNPSTTSGGDYGVFAQMINKGDVKTLYEHYAMADHHKASEMLFDYTVKLAHGHSHHSHTHVH; the protein is encoded by the coding sequence ATGAAATATTCTTCAATCTTTTTTTTAATTTTTATTGGTGCTGTATTCTTTTCTTGTGAAAGCAGCGATAATTGCACTGAAACAACATGGTATGAAGATGCCGATAATGATGGTTTAGGAAATCCTAGTGCTCTACAAGATGCTTGCGAACAGCCAGAAGGTTATGTAGATAATGGGAATGATACAGATGATAATGGGGGAGGTACATCTTCGGATTGTGATACACCAAGTGAAGTAGCACAATCTACTAATACAGAGATTGAAACAATGCGACAAGCAATGTTATCGTTTAGAAATTCACTTTCTTCTTCTCTATTATCAGAAGCATCTACTTGTTTAGATGATGACCGTTTTTATACTTGGCACAATACGCCAAATTCTAACGGAACGCAAAGAGATGGTATTATATATGGAGATCTTTCTGATGAGCAATTAGATTTATTTAAAAGTGTATTACAATTATTTCTAAGTGATGCGGGGTATCAGAAAGTAGATGAAATAACAATGCTTGCTGAAGGACTTTTAAATACTCAAAATTCTAGTGCTTGGAATCCAGATTATTATTCAATTGATATGTTTGGAGACCCTGATAATAGTGGTTCATGGGGATTTCAATTAGATGGTCATCATCTTGCTATCAATTTTTTAGTACATGGTGATGTTGTATCAATTGTACCTGCATTTTTAGGAGGTGAACCCGCTGTATCTTCTTTTAATGGAACTGATTTTGATATTTTTAAGGAGGAGAGAGATTTAGCATTAACCCTATATAATGGTTTAACTTCTTCAGAATCTACTTCCGCTGTATCTAATAACAGCCATTCTATGGAAGTAGGACCTGCAGGAACTCCCGGTGATGTTGATCCTTATAGAGGAGATTATGATTATTCTGGTTTTTCTGGAACTGGGTTAAAATATTCTGATATGTCTACTGACACACAAGCTAAACTTATTTTAGTGATGCAAGAATATGTTTATACTATGGAAACTACTTTTGCAGATGCATGGTGGACAGATATTATGGCAAATATTGATGATACCTATTTTGTGTGGATTGATGAGGTGGACAGTCCTTCTGCAATAACTCCTTTTTATTACAGAATTTATAATCCTTATCTATGGGTAGAATACAATTCTGAAAATGCTCTTGGTGGGGGTGACGCAGATTATAATCATGTACATACAATTACTAGAATACCTAACAATCCTTCAACAACTTCGGGTGGAGATTATGGTGTATTTGCACAAATGATTAATAAAGGAGATGTAAAAACTTTATACGAGCATTATGCTATGGCAGACCATCATAAAGCAAGTGAAATGTTGTTTGACTATACTGTAAAGTTAGCACATGGTCATAGTCACCATTCTCACACTCATGTACATTAG
- a CDS encoding NAD-dependent succinate-semialdehyde dehydrogenase produces the protein MELKDKALLKDKCYVDGNWIGGHEGKTFDVTNPYDQSTILSIADFDQEDTRNAILAAEKAQKEWKKATAGERSQILRKWFDLMIEHKEDLGKILTLEQGKPLPEAIGEIVYGASFVEWFAEEAKRTYGDVIPGHQADKRIVTIKQPIGVVAAITPWNFPNAMITRKVGPALAAGCSIVVKPAKYTPLSALALGVLAERAGIPNGVFNVITSNRTREIGQELTENPIIRKLSFTGSTEVGKTLIKACADTVKKVSMELGGNAPFIVFADADIDKAVEGAIASKYRNAGQTCVCSNRFFVHDEIYDEFTSKLKKAVSLLKVGNGFDEGVQIGPLIDKEAVDFVKGIVKDAIDKGASIDLGGKVSSENDQIYLPTILSNVKKGMDVYTEEIFGPIIPIFRFQTEEEVIHMANDTPFGLAAYFYGRDYQLVWRVAEALEYGMVGINTGMISTAVAPFGGIKESGFGKEGSKYGIDEYLEMKYMCFG, from the coding sequence ATGGAACTAAAAGATAAAGCTCTTCTTAAAGATAAATGTTATGTAGATGGGAATTGGATAGGTGGTCATGAAGGAAAAACTTTTGATGTTACAAATCCTTATGATCAATCAACTATTCTCTCTATAGCTGATTTTGATCAAGAAGACACTAGAAACGCCATTTTAGCAGCTGAAAAAGCTCAAAAGGAATGGAAAAAAGCAACGGCTGGAGAACGTTCTCAAATCTTAAGAAAATGGTTTGATTTAATGATCGAACATAAAGAAGATTTAGGGAAAATATTAACTTTAGAACAAGGAAAACCACTTCCCGAAGCTATTGGTGAAATTGTTTATGGGGCTTCATTTGTAGAATGGTTTGCCGAAGAAGCAAAACGGACTTATGGTGATGTAATTCCTGGGCATCAAGCAGATAAAAGAATTGTAACAATTAAACAACCCATTGGTGTTGTTGCTGCAATTACCCCTTGGAATTTCCCTAATGCCATGATTACTCGTAAAGTTGGTCCTGCTTTAGCTGCAGGGTGTTCCATTGTTGTAAAACCTGCAAAATATACCCCATTAAGTGCTTTAGCGTTAGGTGTATTGGCAGAAAGAGCAGGTATTCCAAATGGTGTTTTTAATGTAATTACTTCTAATAGAACAAGAGAAATTGGGCAAGAGTTAACGGAAAACCCTATCATAAGGAAATTATCGTTTACGGGTTCTACAGAAGTTGGAAAAACGCTAATAAAAGCCTGTGCAGATACCGTTAAAAAAGTATCTATGGAATTAGGGGGCAATGCTCCGTTTATTGTTTTTGCTGATGCTGATATTGATAAGGCTGTAGAAGGAGCTATTGCATCAAAATATAGAAATGCAGGACAAACATGTGTTTGTTCAAATCGCTTCTTTGTACATGATGAAATCTACGATGAATTCACTTCAAAACTAAAAAAAGCAGTAAGTCTATTAAAAGTTGGAAATGGCTTTGATGAAGGTGTTCAGATTGGTCCTTTAATAGATAAAGAAGCTGTGGATTTTGTAAAAGGAATTGTAAAAGATGCTATAGACAAAGGTGCTTCTATTGATCTTGGCGGTAAAGTTTCTTCAGAAAATGATCAAATATATTTACCAACTATACTTTCTAATGTAAAGAAAGGAATGGATGTATATACTGAAGAAATTTTCGGCCCAATTATACCAATTTTTAGATTTCAGACTGAAGAAGAAGTGATTCATATGGCTAATGATACTCCATTTGGTTTAGCTGCCTATTTCTATGGTAGAGATTATCAGCTTGTATGGAGGGTTGCTGAAGCACTTGAATATGGTATGGTCGGGATAAATACAGGTATGATTTCTACTGCTGTTGCCCCTTTTGGTGGAATTAAAGAAAGTGGTTTTGGGAAAGAGGGTTCTAAATATGGAATTGATGAATACCTAGAGATGAAATATATGTGTTTTGGGTAA
- a CDS encoding helix-turn-helix domain-containing protein, whose translation MKNLPHFKRKLLQRYIELKKYSVAWIAEYLEVSPSTIYRELKRNTNPHTEKYDADYAHKLYRARKKYAGSRKKNPFRIHPLRTTKYKLHDERRLIYWYSDQYYFRLNLRKWKFSTSGYKIYAERLGIKKFHYLNNWEYYDLLLEHMKFFIKFKPSTLPKYYWMRRLIKKEATLKVWKNPVPQMQQKKCV comes from the coding sequence TTGAAAAATCTACCTCACTTTAAAAGAAAATTACTTCAGCGTTATATAGAGCTGAAAAAATATTCTGTTGCTTGGATTGCAGAATATTTAGAGGTATCCCCATCTACTATTTATCGTGAGTTGAAAAGAAATACTAATCCTCATACGGAAAAATATGATGCCGATTACGCTCATAAATTATATAGAGCTAGGAAAAAGTATGCAGGTTCTAGAAAAAAGAATCCATTCAGAATACATCCCTTACGTACTACAAAATATAAATTACACGATGAAAGACGTTTAATTTATTGGTATTCAGATCAATATTATTTCCGGTTAAATTTAAGAAAATGGAAATTTAGTACTTCTGGGTATAAAATTTATGCCGAGCGCTTAGGGATTAAGAAATTCCATTATTTAAATAATTGGGAATATTATGATCTTTTGTTAGAACACATGAAGTTCTTTATAAAATTTAAGCCATCCACACTTCCAAAATATTATTGGATGCGTAGATTAATAAAAAAAGAAGCCACTCTCAAAGTTTGGAAAAATCCTGTACCACAGATGCAACAGAAGAAATGCGTCTAA